The Streptomyces sp. NBC_00775 genome includes the window TGCCGTGCGCGGAGAAGATGACGTCGGCGTTGCGGGCGGCGAAGTCCCGGCCGTCGCCGGAGTCCCCGGCCTGGAAGATCACCGGGTGGCCTTGGACGCTGCGCGGCAGCGTGGGCGCGAGATCGACGTCGAACTGCGGCCCCTTGTGGCGGACTTGGCGTACGGCGCCGGGTGCCGCCCAGGCTGGGGCGCCCGGGGAGCCGGAGACGGCCCCGTTCTCCCAGCCGTCCCAGATCGCGCGGGCTACGGTGAGGAACTCCTCGGCACGCCGGTAGCGGTCGGCGTGGTCGAGGTAACCGCCGCGGCGGAAGTTGGCGCCGGTCCAGGCGTTGTCGGTCGTCACCACGTTCCACCCGGCGCGGCCCTCGGAGAGCAGGTCGAGACCGGACAGACGGCGGGCGAGGTCGGCGGGTTCGTTGAAGGTGGTGTTGGAGGTGCTGACCAGGCCGATCCGGTCGGTGACGGCGGCCAGTGCGGCGAGCTGGGTGATGGCGTCCGGCCGTCCGGCGACGTCGAGGTCGTGGATCTGTCCGTCGACCTCGCGCAGCCGCAGCCCCTCCCCCAGGAAGAACGCGTCGAACAGGCCCCGTTCGGCGGTCTGGGCGACGCGCCGGAAGTTGGCGGGGTCGATCTGGGAGCCGCTGGCCGGGTCGGACCAGATGGTCCAGTGGTTGACGCCCTGGAAGAAGACGCCGAAGTGGAGCTGGGCGTCCGGGCGGGGGACGTCGAGGGGGTCGGTGCGGGTCATCGGGTCTCCTCAAGCG containing:
- a CDS encoding NtaA/DmoA family FMN-dependent monooxygenase (This protein belongs to a clade of FMN-dependent monooxygenases, within a broader family of flavin-dependent oxidoreductases, the luciferase-like monooxygenase (LMM) family, some of whose members use coenzyme F420 rather than FMN.), which translates into the protein MTRTDPLDVPRPDAQLHFGVFFQGVNHWTIWSDPASGSQIDPANFRRVAQTAERGLFDAFFLGEGLRLREVDGQIHDLDVAGRPDAITQLAALAAVTDRIGLVSTSNTTFNEPADLARRLSGLDLLSEGRAGWNVVTTDNAWTGANFRRGGYLDHADRYRRAEEFLTVARAIWDGWENGAVSGSPGAPAWAAPGAVRQVRHKGPQFDVDLAPTLPRSVQGHPVIFQAGDSGDGRDFAARNADVIFSAHGSDFDDALAFADDLRYRLRAVGRPDDDLRILPGTEIIIGATEEEALEKKHWIRLQQVTPATALGIAGLLWGLDLSDRDADGPLPKEDPVVAENDGSFGARRITDPRKVVAEWREKAETHRWSLRETVIALGPQRGHVGTPAGLADKFAHFVRHGAVDGFNVTPYLIPDGLDDIVDLLVPALQERGVYRTEYTGTTLREHLGLREPLTHRSTTDRRQAG